CGGTATGTTCCTTTGATCCTAGGCTGTCTCGGCCAAGGTCCACTGGTTTTACGACGCCATAGTAGTGAGTGGCAAAAAACAGGGTTTCCCAGTGTTGACAATAAGGTTTGTTGTAAAATCTCCTAGATATATTGCTTCGAAAAAACTTTGAAGTCAACTTATTAACAGTTTAGTGTGATAATAGAAAGAATGCTTTGGGTCGTTTCCCCGTGAATAAATATTTAGGTCATCACCGTAGACCAAACAGTTTGTAACACTCTAGTCCATTTTGTAATTGCTCACTCCAGTGTTAATGCTAGGTGCTAATTGATGAGCAATGCAGATTTGTCAAATTATCCACTGACAAACCAATTAAAGTTTACAAACAGATGTGTACAAATATGGGCCTAATACATAACACACACATAAGGCACAAAGCCTGCTAACCGAAAGTGATATAACAGTATGGAAACACTCGATCTTGGACCAATCGAGGTCCGGCCATTATTCAAATAAACCAAAATCGCACAGTTTTCTAATGATTATTTCTCGGTCACCATAGTCAAAAATGTATTCTTAATGTTAACTTGCAATGCCTTATCATAAGGAAAATAATTTGTGcagaaaaataaatagatttagTAGGTGAAATTTGGCGACAGCGTTTGGGACTTATCCAGGACGATTTGGTGTTTTTTCTGCGTTCTCTTAGGGCACGAACGGAAAAGGTATCATTTTAGTCAAAACCGCGAAAGATTTAGCAAAGTCATACTGAACTTGCAATAGAAAATGATCAGACGAATACTTTTAGATACTTTGTTGGTCTGTAGACTTAAACACTTTCGCGTAGTTTGGCGACAGCGAGCGAGACAAACATGgctaaaaaaaacacttttattatgAGCGGAAACTCACGGTGCAAAACACCCCTCGGAAACATCAGCAAATGTAAAGAAGACTGAATTATTTACACTCAATAACTTTGGACTAGTAGATTCTGAACATAATATATTTTCTAGTTTTTATGATAAGCGCGATCCATATGAAGGTTTTCAGGGGGAAAAATTAGTATTTGTCAGGGCCTATGAATCGTCGATTGCTGTTCGCTATTCTGAATTCTGGCCGGCGATCAAAAAGTGCGCTTgggttggtcacgtgaccgagACAGCCTAGGATCAGGGTGCTCGGGCGgcatctttgatgttgaagccagTTGCATGTCTATTCTATATAGGGTCTATGATTAAGCCAAATGGTGACGTACCTTTACACGGTGATATGAGTTTAAGGGTGCCGATATTGCCATTCGCCAATTGGGGACGTCCCCATTTGGCATGAAGTCCCCAGATTGACAGGACCAGGTGGGTGTTGGTCCCCATTTGACACCAAATACAAACGAACCCAAACACACAACCGTCACCTCGTGCGCCACCTATCAGCAACTACTCCTTGTGCCCAGCGCTTACGGCTGCTGGTTTTTCACCTGTAGCACGCGCTACGAGAAGGTTATTACAACTTGTTTTAATTATAccaaacttcatcatttttcaGATGGTtcaatttgtaggcctatattctaGATTTTCTGATAGGCTACAGTAAAAAAATTCTTTCAGTAATTCCTTTAAAATCAAAATGCTCACTACGACTGTACATAACGTCATGCGCGACGTGAGCGCTCGGCACAAGGAGTAACATTTGTTGCGGAAAAGCGAAACCATCCGTCTATTTCGCGACCTAATCTTTAGGAAAATGTGGGATGCCTCTATTTGAGAAATGAGTGGTCATCTATTTGAGAAGAGACAACAAACGTACCTGAGAACGACTGTCTAAACATCAATATGAGATGTAGGCCTAATCTATCTAGGCCTATCTGAAATTAGGTACATAGCATCTATTTAGATGCGTTCACACTACCATCTTAATTCGAATTGAATCCGAAGTAAAGCCTTAATTCGAATTAGCTGTTCACACTGCATTCGGTCTGGGGCGGTGCCAAACCGCCGTAACGAATTCGGTTCCtgattcgaattcaattcgaatTGACCTACGTCGAATCTGACGTGAAGGAGTTTATTGCGAATTAAGCGTCATGACGTCACCGTCAATTCGAATCAAACTCGAGTATAAACACAGCATTTTAATTCGCATTAGCTAATTCGAATTACTGGGGGCCGGTCTCCGGAATTCCAATTGAAAGCGAATTAGATGTGAACGCAACTTTTGACACAGGCGCATTtttgcggaaataaccgcccattaTGTAGGCCTTCATCTACCAGTAATCTTGATCTTGACTGAAACTTATCATTCCCTGCGCTATTTTGATGAAAGAAAACCGATATAGGCCTAATTTGTAACAAATGGACGTCATGTCCACCTCTAATGCATAGCCCTACATCCATGACGGTTATTCTACAGAAGTGCACCCACCCCAGATTTTAGCTATCTTTTGAAAATTACTTTGATATAAACCCATGGGTCATGTCTACAGATGGTGGAGGCTCCATCCAGGGTGTTGAAACAATTTGGGTCCCTTTCATTTCCGACTTTTGAGGGTGTTTACATTGTCCGGCATTAGATTCAATCTGCATCCGACAATTGattgcatgtacattacaaCTTTTTGCATGCATTCTGAATCTGTTTTCAGACATTTCTAACTGCTTCAAAAGTCACAATTCTTTTGTGAAATAAACTTTTCACCACCCTCTATCACTTCATACACATTCGAAGTCATTGTTCATGACATAATTGCAAGGATATTTGCAAAATATCGAGGGTGGGTGCACTTCTGTAGAATAACCTCCATGACATCTGTACATACATTTCTGTACATTGGACATGGCGCGCGACCTGTTGCTATAAATGGCGTGAAGAACAAGGAGATATCCAATCATTTCTAGCTAATTACAGATCCGTGGTGGAACCGGTAGGCTATTTTTTAGGTACTATGTATACCAACCTACCTTTAGGCGGGATTTTATCCACGTATAAGTCCCTTTTAGGCCTATTCGCTCTCTTGAGTCTTCTGGTTAACATCATAACACATGcaaaatggcgacaaatttttgtgacgtcatccgtGCAACTAGAGACAAACGTGGACAGTGCGAACATGGGGAGTGTAAGACGAATTTTCACTAGCGCCACGTGGGGGATTTTTGCATAACTAAAAGTGTGTACCATCCAGGCGAACGGGGACTAACTCGCAACGGACTGGTATTTCTAGAGGGCAACCGTTACGTCCCCGAATAAGTGTTGGCGCACAGATTCCATTTGGGGACGTCCCCGTTTGCAGGGAAGTCCCCATTTGGAAGGTGAGGGATTGAACCATTGTCCACGTTTGATACCATATACAAACGcacgcacacacacgcacacacacacacacacacacagacaccatGACCAGAAACAATATGGTTCCCGATCTTACTGGATCGGGAACCATAACAACTTTAATACTGGGTAGTCACAACTACTCGTAACTATTGAAGAGAGGTTGCTAGCACATCATTCAAGTCTGGTTCTCAGTACCCAACTCCCAGTTTACCAACATCCAAACATTACCAGTACCAGGCCTTATACGTGGACCAAAAGACTAGATTACTTACAACGTTTCTTTAAAATACTACACCGTTCACAGACACCAGTAAATATTGCATGGCTATATTTTAACTATTGGTTATGAACCTAAACACACAAACTAAACTAAACAATTAATATAACTGAGCTTGAGGACAAAACATAATTGTAAATTTCTACGGATGATCCAACGTGACAAATGATACTAAGTCATTATTACTTGTGTCAGCACTCATAGCATACTATTCTCTTGATACCAGTACAGAGTGATCAATCCTGCACATGATATGTCCATTTACCATAAATGAAGTCCAGTGTAATGCTTTTAAGTGAAAGATAAGTCGCACAATATACCCATACTCAACTTCTTAAGTCATTGTTATTGTGTACAAATTCAAATGGACCCTGCAACCCAAAGCCATGTCTTCAGTCTCCATGAAGTACCTAAACAGGAGCCAATAGATGTCAAATTTAGTACAGGAAATTACATTCCAATTCAAAACAGACCAAACTATATACCGACAGACCTGAAGACAATGCATTAGATCAGCTCCAAATGACTACTCAGGAATCAAAACTATTAAGAAACTGGCAAAATGAGAAGTTACGTCCAGCGCTAAACCCATAAGAACACACTTTCGAAATATTCCAATACCAACATGTTGACATATCTCCATTGAATGCTTGTCAGATCATCTTAATACATGGTAGCTTACTAATTACTAATATAGCTTACTAATATCGTTTCATGCAAAGTATtgcatcctcggcacccagtggttttccatatgctccagctctcgctattacaaacccctggggaaatccatgcccttcagacggattgtagcggtagaaaaaaaagcgcccaatcagagcatcggttgtatttgagtctcggaaattcgtaaaccacggacccaggaattaatgctctcagatgcactatcaattgtatagtcttttgcgccatagggctcgggtccgaggtaggttagttaaatttcaaagatggcgtCACTTGTAGAATTTGATCGGATAGAGAAGAAAATATGCGAAATATTTCACGTTTTAGAGTTAACTGACTTTCAGAGAAAGGCAATTAAGTCCAGTATGAATGGAAAGGATGTTTTGGTTGTGTCAAAAACGGGAAGTGGAAAATCATTGATGTTTCAAGTTTCTCTGGTTGCAAAACGTGAACATGGCGCACGTGATGTACAGAACGATATGCACGtggatgtacatgatgtacgcGAGCCTCAGGTCGAACATGTCGAGGTCAGTGCTGATGAGAGAGTTGAAGAAGTACATGCAATTGACAATAGAACAAAGGATGCAGTCGTGATAGTCATTCTGCCGCTCCTTTCGATAATGGTTGAGCAAGTTGAGAAGCTGGTTGGACTTGGTTTTGCTGCCACGTATATCGGCAAGGACCATGCAGAGGACAAAGCGATACTATCTGGACAGTTTGATTTTGTATACGGAAGCCCGGAGGAGCTGGCTGGAAACGGGAAGTGGCGTGACATGATGCTTGCTATTCGCAGTAGGATTTCGTTTATTGTTGTTGACGAGGTTCATACTGTTGTGAATTGGTAAGTTCATCAAAAAGTCTTCTTGCATGTTCATCAGTTCATGACCAGTTGATGACGTCGCGGTCGTATTTACAACTCAACTGGTGAGGTTTGTTTGTACAAAAAATGTATCTGATTGGCTGCCGTTGGGTGTGTATCATTCAAAATACTATGATagtatgaaattgaaaataccaAATTACCGGTCATGAGCTGGCATTTGATTTTAGCTGGAGGTAAAGTTCTTCTCTGTCAATGCAATAAAATTTGCCAGCCTACACATACACGAGGCCGAGCATGGCATTGACATGTGTATTACTATTATTTTGCCTCTTCTCTAAAATATGCTCCTAATTTATATTTTCAGGGGTGAATCTCAAGGGACAGAGGAACCTTTCCGGGCTTGGTTTAGCCACATTGGTGAACTGCGATCTCTTTGCCCTGGCACCCCACTGATGGCAGGAACAGCAACAGCAAGTGTCGAAAAACGCAAGAAGATAATGGATAGTCTTTACATGAGTGTTTTGACAACCGATGTGCTCGTTGACAGTCCAGACAGGCCCAATATAAAATTGTCTGTGAAGTGTGTGAAGGCCACGCATGACCTTCAGGATACGTTTTGGTGGATTGTGAAGCATCTTAGTGACACCATGCCCCATTATGTTATATTCTGCAAGACAATCAAGGATTGTAGTTTACTTTACAACACTCTGAAGCCAAAGGACAATGAGACAACAGGACTAGTTCAAATGTATCATTCAAAAACACTGCATAGCATAAAGGATGAAATCCGTACTACTTTGAGCAACGAATCGGGCAAAGTGAGGCTATTAGTGTGTACGAATGCAGCTGGTATGGGGGTCAATTTCGCAGCTGTTAACAACGTCATTAACTATGGTCCCCCACAGGACATGGATACTTTCATCCAGCAGATTGGAAGAGCTGGTCGTGACGGTACTCAGGCTCAACATCTGCTGGTTTACCACAAACACCAGATGAAGAACCTCGAGAAGCCTATGTTGGCTTATGTTAAGAACACTGAACATTGCCGGAGAGAAAATCTTGTGGAAAGTTATGGTTGCAAGAACAATTCCAAACCAGTGGGGCATCTGTGTTGCAATGTTTGTAACGAGGAGTGTGATTGTGGCATGGAAGACTGTACAGAGTTATTCAATATCGAGTTGATTAACATGCCACCAAGTGATACGTtcgaggaagaggaagagaccACTTTTCGTAGGAGTACTGAGAAACAGAGTGATCAGTTGCAAGACTTGTTGCAGCAATATCAGAAGCAGTTGTCAACTGACTCCTCAGGACGTTTGCTTGCAAATGAAACTGTGCATGGATTTTTGGAGCAACTCGTCGCTCAGATTGTGGCTTAGTGCAATGTTCTCAACAGTGCAGAAGACATTCTGGAAAAGACCTTCATAATGTCTTACACTCAAGCCACCGTTGTTTCAGACATCTTCGCTGCTGTGTTTCCTGGAACATTTCTGTGTAGTGCCAGTCAGGATAGCGAGAGTGATTTGGAGGACGATGATAAGTAAAGACTTAGTCAGTGGTTTTGGTTTCTAATAATAACAACATAATGTACAttgtgattgtacatgtacgtgcttACATTTTTGTACAGTTTCCAGCTTTGGTGAGATTGTTCCAATACATACATTCATCTGCCTGTAATTCTTTTGGCTGGTTCCTGACAAGTAAATGGTTTTATTTTTATACCGGTAAATCAGCTGgtgttttacatgtacttaccacAGTGGCAACAAGATAACACGTTGTATTGGTGGCATTTCTAGGAAAAACTAAGTGCATCAAAAGCATTCCCTCTTGATATGAAGCATTTGCCCAGCTTTCttgaattttcaaatatcaCCAGCAAGGAAATCTTCCTAAACCTTAACAGTAAGCAACCGTTGCACCTGCATGTTCATGTATGTGGCAGCAGCAGAGGTCGTGTATGGTGGCTCTAGACTAGTAAATGACAGTTTTAAAACTTGAAATTTCTTAGATTCTGATGTAAATACACGTACAAGAAATAAAGGTCCGGGATTTTTAAATGAAAGCAAGTTTTTCTTCTATTATTTTGCCTAAtggctgtacatgtactaaatgcACGTACTCATGATGCAGCCCTGTCATGCATGTTGCCAACTACCACTACCAGGATTGAATCCCTATGAATGATGTTCATCAACAAAGTGGTACAGTGTATGATCGTGGATTTTTGTAATAGACTAAAATAATCTCCAAACAGCTCCTATACCATCACAATCAGTTAATGGTCAGTCACAACCATCCAAGGACCTTCACCCTGGCATTACAACCATCAGATGTTCTGTTACTGCCTCCCAAGGAACTCTTGTCACATCCAAGGAgctcgatgtacatgtacatgtagtcacaaCCATTACATGTTCTGACAGTCTGCCTGCTCAGAAGGAACTTCCCAATGTGCTTGGCCCAGTCACaaccattacatgtacttgtatacaTGCATGTCTGCGGATGTTCTTTCCTAAGGTTTCATTCAGTGGACGAAGTGGCGGTGTCCCAATGACCTTCACCCCATCACTACAATTTCTATTCTAGTGGAAGATCAACAATTTGTCATGGTATACTGTAAAACGTTCTCGAACGAAGTGTCCTCTTAATGTACAAAGGATTCTGTAACACTAACATACTAGTATCATCGGTATTTGATTTTCATTCTAacactgttttgaaatgaaaaacaaattctGATATTCTCTAAAGTCAAAATAAGAACTTGCTTTTATTGCACAAAATACATGGGAAATTATTTTACAACACAACAATACTATTACAGTACTATTCATGTTcaaaaacaataacaacaatgaTATACACATACAGAGGGGGCCAACATTACAAAGTGTGCCAATGAAAAATTGCACATCATGATTAAGTAGTATATTAAGCACCAGTCAATGAGAAATCTATTGCCCACCCCCACCCCCGTTTATCTGAGAGTGTTCCAGGGGTAAAAGTGACCATCAACAATGGACTATTTGGATGATGGAAGTTCCCTGAGACCAAGATAAAAACAGCCTAACTTGCAATGAAAAACGTGTTTGGATGGAAAGCCAAGACATAAAAATCAAGACAAATATTGCATATATTATATACCTAACTATTTGGCAACTGTTTGCAATGAAACTGATATCAGATGGAAAGCTACATGTGAGACATAAACATCAAGACAAATATTGCATATATTATACACCTAACTATTTGGCAACTCGTTGCACTGAAAATCGTCAATATATGGAAAGCTAAGACAGAAAAAAGTAGTCGAGAtcaagaaatacatgaaatgcaTGTACATTATGCACCAGTCAATTTGGACATTATGTCCCCCCTCCCCATTCAGGTATCTAAGAGCATCCCACAGGTCAAATTGCCCATCAATTATGGACTATCTGATTATTCTCAATGGATGCAAGTTGATGCATTAAAAGTGTTCCCAAGACCAAAATAAAAGCAAGCTAATTATTTGGCAACTGTTTGCAGTTGGATTGAAAAAGTAGAACATAAaaagtttctgatatcaaggtAAATATTGCATATGTACCAAACTATTTGGCCACTCCTCACACTGAAACTCGTCAATAGATCACACAGCTAAAACATAACAAATTACCAAAATCAAGATACAGTAGTGGTCACAATTTACTTATTTGAACACCAAGCATAATTCGTCGTAACTCAAGATACGAGCATTGCACAAGGCTGAACCTTTAGTATGTTATATACTGCAGTATACCCTTGACATCACCATATATTGATAAAGATTGTTGAGCAATGACTGGATATCTGAATATCGCAAAACAACATTGAAAAGGCATCAGAAAATTACATCAAACTAAGGAATAACAATGGTTGTCTTTTGTTTAGTCAACCATGGACTTAGTTTGAAAGTGTCTACTCTCTCGAAAAGATCAATAAATCCATCAAATGTTTGAAGTGTTCTGCCATCCCTGTATTGCATAAAGTCTGTACTCTTCAACTCAAGGACAAGCTTTCCAATATCCGCATCTTTATTAACTGAGGTTTTCTTTCCCGACTTTTTTGAGACATGTGCATCCTCAATCACATTGTCCACTATGGCATCCAAATGTTGCAAAGTCCTTGCAGCAAGGCgtgcattttcaaaattaatgtTTGCACCTTGAGCTTTTAAGCAGTCCTTCAACttctttacatgtacttcaacaaGATTGTCGTTTGGAAAGTTTTTTCCCATTCCACCCTTGGTATTTACTGTAACATTCCATTTATATTCGTACGCTTCTCGTTCTGTCAAAATAGCACTTTCGTATGCCAGCATACGAAACATccatattttgtattttgtgtgTTTTCCTACATCATAAAGGAGAAGTTCAAACTTTGCATTCATAAAGATGCGATTGGAGTCTCCTAATTTGAAAGCATTTTCAGTGTCTTTCAACAGCAGTAGGCACTTCATTAGTGAAGAAAACAGCGTAGCCAGTACGTCACCTGAATCACTGAAGGCAGGTACCGGAGTTGGTACAGTtagatcatgaccatgatcttTCTTTGCATGGTTCCCGTACCGACCTCGAACACTAAAGGAAGCTGGACAATCAGGGCAGTAATACTGTGTACCCACTCTCACGGCTTCTATGGCATCCTCATTGTGCTGCTGGTCTGCGAGGTTTTCGTGGAAGCGGGCCATTTGGTCAGGAACAATACCTTCCAATTTCGCATACCTGAAAATGCAATGTAAAACCATGCATAatataaataaacaaaatctttttaaaatcaGAGACAAGCTTTTTAAATGCTTGTATTCCAACCTTTGAAGTCTTCACTCTTTCATCTAATTTATCATGGTTGCCTGCCAGATTTTGATAATCTGAAGcgtcatcatacatgtaatggaaTGTCACTTTCTTTTTTGAGGGAACTTGCTGTGAAGTTATAGCCTAAACTGATTGGATACAATCTTTACTTAGTATGTCTGCAGACATGTTTTCGAAGAAAATTTTCTGAGATAGGCACTTGGAGTGAGCAAAGACAAAAGtaaaatgtaaatgtacatgtgtgGTCAGCAATTTTGGCAATACCTTTGAAGAATATGTCTTGCATGAATACTAATCCACTTATACTGCAGGTCTTCATTCATAACCGACAGTGGGAGAGGCTTGTTCTTGGTTGGTTTGGAATCTGTACTCTCCATTCCGAAGTGGTTAAGTGCACAGGTCACAATGCAGGCTGTGAGAATGTCCATCAGGAACGTGAAATGTGGCCTGAAAGCAAAAATAAAACTGTCATGTAAGCAAACTATTACAGTAATGTGTGTGACACTGCTCCTGTAGCATATCTTATCAAAGAAAAAAGGCAGGGGACTCCTATACTTGTCTCTTTGTGACAAATTCAGTCCAGCCTAAGCATACCATTTCACATTTACAAGAACGTTCATACTGTGCTAACAACATTTTGGTTGTCACTTTACTCAAAAGTTTTGAAGGTGAAGGGTTAACAGGGCATGAAGTTCTAGCCTTCAGGAATGAGTAATAAAGATTTTCTAAAGCTTGGAAAAAAGGCAGATACTCTTTTGATCTTTCATTTAACAAAAATAGGATTTCCATGTTCTTACCGAAAGGATGTTGTCACTGATTCAGGACCTCTGACATCTCTTCTATTGATGAGGTTTCGAAGCTGATATAAAGTCCCTTTATCATTTCCAGATGCAGGCTTATAGAATGATTGGTAGATGAGCTTAAATTTAAGAACGCACTTAAATAAGTAAAACTAAATGATGCAAGTATCAGTGGTTTAGATGTCTTGCAATTGGGATGTGTGTGGCAAATCCTATCTTTCTCCGTTAGACTCAACTGGAAAGACTCAGCCAAGCAtaatgttttttaaaatttataacCCTAAATGACAGTCAATACACTTGACAAAAACTAATTTGACCTACCTGCGTCAAATTCATCACACGGTGTAGACCTTCAGGACGGTGAACCACACCTCCCAACTTCTCATAACTCGTCTGGCCATTCATCATCGCCATCTGTGCACTATAGGCCCTTTCGTTGGTGAGGACATCACCCCCAAACGTAATTCTTTCTAGTGCATTGGGATGGTCCTCGTCGGTATGAGGTATGAAGTTTTCATGGACCCACTGGAGAATATCGATGATGTCGTCACTCTTGTTCTCATTCTTCTCTAGCAGATCCAAGATGACGAAGCTTGATTTCTGTGACATTTCTGCCATGTGCGGATGGTCAATGGCACTAGGCacatggaagtcatggaaggCAGGTATATGGTCTTTGAGAATTCTGGCAATGTGGAAACACATGTGATCATCCAGGGTATCACAGTCTTCTACACTTGGCAGAAATGCTGCATTCTCCATTTTTCTGATGTCAGCCTTGAGTGTGGAGTCAGGCAGGGAAGGAGCTGTTACACGTTTTGTAACACCAAGGTTTAAAAACCAATGTAGGCTTTTATTTTGTCTCTCAGAAGTCATGTATGTTGGCCGCACAGTTATGTCCAAATTGTCTGAGATGATCTCATTGGTGCAATGTGGATCCGGACACGAAGGTTTGGCTGGTTCACTGGAGATTGGTAGCTTCGCATCTGACTCTAATCCAAGAATGCTGCTCGTACCTAGAAAGGAATTATAAATAGGAAAATCAAACGAGTCAGCAGAGGTCtctgaaaaaaagtgtaattgACTAATTACATATTCATGCAATGACCATGGCGAATTGGCTTGCAAAATAGTGTGACGAATTGttatcatttttcattattgaaTTTATCGATTATACAGCGGAGAGCCATTTGAGGGTGCACTAACATCCTTTTAGCTTGACTTGCATAATTATAGAGTTATAAGTAATTCTTATTCATTCAATATTCAGAATTTTGATCAGTCTCATATGTACCTGCAATCGGGATACACTCCATAGCTTCTGCCACTTGCATCTCATCACTATCACTTGGTGTTTCTAACTCCATGACTAGATGTTCTGCTCCTGAAATACAAAGAGTTTTTTGTTGAAGTAGTTTGATCTTTTTATCAAGTTAGTGTAAGCATTGTTCTCCCAGCTTTAGGTACCAATGAGATCAAATTGTATCACACAAGTCATTCTAAACAACATACATTCACATAGGGACTTTGGAGCAGATTTCAGGTTGTATATCATCTTAAATTAAACAATTAATCCCCGCACAACACCTCTGCTTTACACATTTGTCAACTGCCTATGACACTGAACTGAATAAGCATCTTACTTGAAACTATGACAAGCTCCAGAAGCTTTGCTACTGCAGCATCAATTGGTTTCTCATCAGTTGgttcaaatgtctgaatga
The sequence above is a segment of the Lineus longissimus chromosome 12, tnLinLong1.2, whole genome shotgun sequence genome. Coding sequences within it:
- the LOC135496496 gene encoding ATP-dependent DNA helicase RecQ-like gives rise to the protein MASLVEFDRIEKKICEIFHVLELTDFQRKAIKSSMNGKDVLVVSKTGSGKSLIVEEVHAIDNRTKDAVVIVILPLLSIMVEQVEKLVGLGFAATYIGKDHAEDKAILSGQFDFVYGSPEELAGNGKWRDMMLAIRSRISFIVVDEVHTVVNWGESQGTEEPFRAWFSHIGELRSLCPGTPLMAGTATASVEKRKKIMDSLYMSVLTTDVLVDSPDRPNIKLSVKCVKATHDLQDTFWWIVKHLSDTMPHYVIFCKTIKDCSLLYNTLKPKDNETTGLVQMYHSKTLHSIKDEIRTTLSNESGKVRLLVCTNAAGMGVNFAAVNNVINYGPPQDMDTFIQQIGRAGRDGTQAQHLLVYHKHQMKNLEKPMLAYVKNTEHCRRENLVESYGCKNNSKPVGHLCCNVCNEECDCGMEDCTELFNIELINMPPSDTFEEEEETTFRRSTEKQSDQLQDLLQQYQKQLSTDSSGRLLANETVHGFLEQLVAQIVA